A genomic stretch from Oncorhynchus tshawytscha isolate Ot180627B linkage group LG07, Otsh_v2.0, whole genome shotgun sequence includes:
- the LOC112255449 gene encoding tumor necrosis factor receptor superfamily member 4-like, translated as MMILPRFWVLIYVCVFICNGSLNPLEAFKCKIGERISRGKKEQCEPCPDENFQAVPNESLQCQPCYSCNESSGSEVISKCTKTSNAKCQCRGGFTNRDKDSTICKCAVGSGLDRSGIILKCRECEHGFFTTDKDSTCAKWRECKSGVKTSGTTMADVVCNEESESDGKTLPSMQPTSPSGSIQTVSKSLIQNQSQGSSRHPDVPTVTPALTVPKSSTADYGQVMPLIGIVLLLTFLLTAVTCNLVIIPCIKNYKNPGVKTAQDSMCRRPVEESGDSSLSSLVKTPSLGEP; from the exons ATGATGATCCTGCCTAGATTCTGGGTGCTCATCTATGtatgtgtttttatttgtaatggaTCTTTAAATCCCTTGGAGGCTTTTAAATGCAAAATAG GTGAGAGGATAAGTCGAGGAAAAAAGGAACAGTGTGAACCGTGCCCCGACGAGAACTTCCAGGCAGTACCAAATGAATCTCTGCAATGTCAACCCTGCTACTCCTGCAATGAGA GTTCTGGGAGTGAGGTAATATCAAAGTGCACAAAGACTTCTAATGCTAAGTGTCAGTGTCGTGGAGGATTCACTAACAGAGACAAAGACTCTACCATATGCAAGTGTGCCGTGGGTTCTGGGTTGGATAGATCAG GTATAATACTCAAATGCCGTGAATGTGAGCATGGATTCTTTACCACCGACAAGGACTCTACGTGTGCGAAATGGCGAGA ATGTAAGAGTGGAGTGAAGACTTCAGGGACTACGATGGCAGATGTCGTCTGTAATGAAGAGTCAGAGTCAGACGGGAAGACCCTCCCCTCCATGCAGCCCACTTCCCCCTCTGGCTCTATCCAGACTGTGTCTAAGTCCTTGATCCAGAACCAGAGCCAAGGGTCATCTCGTCATCCCGATGTCCCCACTGTAACACCAGCCCTCACTGTTCCCAAGTCCTCAACGGCAGACTATGGCCAAG TAATGCCACTCATTGGAATTGTCCTGCTGCTTACTTTTCTACTTACCGCTGTGACCTGCAACCTGGTCATCATTCCTTGCATCAAGAACTACAAGAACCCGGGTGTCAAAACAG CCCAGGACTCAATGTGCCGGAGGCCAGTTGAAGAAAGTGGGGACAGCAGTCTCTCCTCCCTGGTGAAAACACCAAGCTTGGGGGAGCCATGA